Sequence from the Carassius auratus strain Wakin chromosome 32, ASM336829v1, whole genome shotgun sequence genome:
GTAAGTAATGTAGAGATTGCAAATACAGAATTTTTCATGGAAACAAGCATGTTGTGCCTCATGTGTTCTTGCGTACACCTTTTAGATTTGGAGATGCTGTCAATAAAAACTTGGTGGTTGGCACATTGTCTTGGCCCTCTCCCTGGGTCATTGTGATTGGCTCCTTCTTCTCCACAGTGGGTGCAGGACTTCAGTCCCTGACAGGAGCTCCTCGCCTCCTGCAAGCCATTGCTAAAGATAACATCATTCCTTTTCTTAGAGTAAGAGATCTCCTGATATAtgatcagaaaaaaaacacacatctttttttACCTTGCTGCTTTTCTTCATTACAATACCAGTTTGAgtgcacagtataaaatataaGCAAGCTGAGCTTTTATCTGTGGTTCATAATGTGTTGTAGATCTACTGTGTTTTAAACCTTAAAACATGACTGATGAAGTTAAAAAGAATTTCAGGAACATGAAAATGCAGTTCCTGAATTATATTTGCTTCCTTTTCTGAAATGCCAAACcacaaaagaaataaagaaaggatttgcatatgaaaaatgtttttcctaAAATGCAAATATGTGATGACTGCTGGCTGCTGCTTTCTGTCCCTGTGTGTCAATGTGTTTGCACATGCACAGGTTTTTGGACATGGTAAAGCTAATGGAGAGCCCACGTGGGCCCTGCTGCTGACGGGACTCATAGCTGAGCTCGGCATCCTCATTGCGTCACTGGATATGGTTGCTCCTATTCTCTCCATGTGAGGACAAAgcataaatatacacacagatACATCATTATCACACAAACTCAATGATCAAAATTCCCTAATAAGAAGTCATTTTATATTGAATATCGTGTTAATTTCACCAGCTAATAAGAAAGATGcttaatcatgtaaaaaaaaaaaataacctgaaATGTCATTGCATGTATTACATGACACTTATTGTAATATGTATATCTGTTTGTTCACGTTACAGGTTTTTCCTGATGTGTTATCTTTTTGTAAACTTGGCGTGTGCAGTACAAACACTTTTAAGAACGCCAAACTGGAGGCCTCGGTTCAGATACTACCACTGGTAAGTGTGCATTAAAATTGTGTTTGCATACATCCAGGTCTATCTTATTTGTGCAAATCCAAAGAACTTCTTTTGTAGTCACATTTGAATTCAGGTCAAAGGTGATCTGACTGGCATTCAGCCTTTGCGATCCACTATTTCCTTCTTGCAGATATGTAAAAATTACTTCCAATAAAACAATTCGAGCTATAACAATAGTGTGGTTATAAGCTATAACAATAGAGCTATAACAATAGTGTGGTTATAAGCTATAACAATAGAGCTATAACAatagtggttctcaattccagtcctcgtgaCCCCCTTCTATGACCTTTTCTTATGTTTCTCTGTTAAcaaacctgattcagataatcagcttgctagaagtgagctccgtgcattaactgtgttcccattgacatggtgcCTACACTGTGTTTATTGCTCCCTACTTCCTGAGCGGGAGAAATCttttgaagtttacctcacttcagaacattctttcacggatttgcgctgcgcaacatcttcacacatggacaagtgtgacatgatcatatacctctgtaaataaatacaatttaaatgaacgTCTCACACTTCAGTGCACCTTCAATGGAACATACACAGTACATTCACTTCGAACCGGAATCAAggcagaatatcctgtgatgtccagtTCGTAGGGCACTTAcattcgaatagaacaaacgtctgaagcgaTAAAAGcgacatacaaaatgtgctgaGCAGGgggtgcgaggactggaattgagaaccgctggtgtaGAGTAAAATAATgggtctttttttattaaatgctctCTGTTCTCTCCCTCTCAGGGCTCTGTCTTTTCTGGGCATGACTATGTGTGTAGCGCTTATGTTCATCTCCTCTTGGTACTATGCCATTGTAGCGATGGGCATTGCTGGTATGATCTACAAGTACATCGAGTATCAGGGGTAGGTGATTTCCAATTACATCCATAAAACTAACATACAGTAAATCACTGGGAAACAACAAAAGAGTCATTTGCATTCTCCATCTTTAGTTCACAAATCTCTGGCTATATTTTTTTCGCTTTTAGAGCAGAGAAGGAATGGGGGGACGGGATCCGCGGCTTGTCTCTTAGTGCCGCCCGTTATTCTCTTCTTCGCCTGGAGGCTGGACCACCCCACACCAAAAACTGGAGGTTCGTTTGTCACAGACAATGTGTATTCCACAATAAATGactactgtacatactgtagaaTACATTATATAATCCAAATCACTGaagataatatataaaaagatgTTAGATCAAAAAGTGAAGATAAATGCTAACTTAAAATATTATCCGCTGATATTTTTCACTGAACCATTTCAACCGATTTCAACCTGTCAAATAATTACTCAACCttgagccaatagccttcgagtatgagatgtgacagattatgcgatttgttgaatgtagtgaacgaatacgcccttcaatgaacaagtttcatatgagtctagagatcttatcgttcgtgaacgaaatgactgaactggtacccatgtcgctcttgcacgagttgaatgatttagtacatctcgttcatgaatgaaatgactgaactgaaacacatgtcattcgtgaacgagctgaatgaacggatacatgtcatTAGTGAATGAAATTAACTgttacatagcttatctcgttcgtgaacgtaatgaatgagagtaaaccgggttagtctgccatttagcatgtcaatatCGGAAAATGCAAAGGTACAGCATTGgtcacatacgcttgttttgatatttagcaactccacgtttaatccccgatttatgaatgtgaatatataatatacaaactgtctgaccaaacaattaaaatgctaattaggcaagaaaaccttgtgctttgttcatctaaacaacttaattagactttatatattgaatgcaattatacacacattttaataaagccagatcagtttttgtaacaagtgaatacgttcgttgactaaagacataacacataatacattgttttttgccatctgctggcatattttgtgtaatacgaagaaatgataactgaacgaatcattgaacgattctgaacgaatcattttggtgaacgaactgaaaatgaacgaatctctagaaagaatcataatttccaccactagttCGAGAGAACAAGAATAGCAGAGCGGTATGAGGTGGcccggtatatatggaggtttggaagtcaggtgattgtttgaggcgTGGCCCTGCTCCCGAACTTTAGTTAACCTCACTTAACTCCATAATGTTTAAGAAGCCAGaagatattgtttgaataacatACTCCTCTAGGCGTACTTCAAACAGTGTTTGTACTGTCACTAATACATGAGTATTgcagcattcaaaagtttggggttggtaagatgtcctaatgtttatgaaagaagtATCTCATACTCACCAAGATTGagcataacatttatttgatcgtttaaatacagtaaaagcagtaatactgTCAAACATGattaaactgttttctatttgaatatatttgtaaaaacaagTCCTGTCATGTCAATTAAATGTGTCTGTGCTGACTAAATGTAATCATTTCTTTTAAACAGTAGAGTATGCATACATATTGAAAAGCAGTTATGTTAGATActatacacattttatttgtaatatcatgtttttttaatataaataataattacactaCAGTCTCATTAAGATGAAATTGTTAATAGGCCACAACTGCTGGTTCTTCTGAAGTTGGATGAGGACCTGCATGTGAAGTATCCCAGAATGCTCACCTTTGCCTCGCAGCTGAAGGCAGGAAAAGGTCTAACCATAGTAGGATCAGTGATAAAGGGCAACTTCCTGGAATGCTATGGGGAAACACAAGCGTCAGAACAGGTGAGGAAGTTACGTGACTTAGTGTACACACACTTTCAGCATCACCACGACTGTAACTCCGATCCTAAATTACGGATGCAAATGCATTGATGGTCACTTTATACTTAATGAACTTACAGCCATATTCAATATTTGTAGTTGCCACAAAATTAGGTCTACTGTCTTTGCAGCTCTGCGTCAGTCTCTCTGGAGTGTGCCGAGAGATAGTAAAAGGCAACATTTAGACTAAATTAGGTTTCTACCCTCCACCAGGCAATAAAGAACATGATGGAGATTGAGCGGGTGAAAGGCTTCTGTCAAGTGGTTGTCGCCTCCAAAGTGAGAGAGGGTATCGCGCACCTCATCCAGTCTTGTGGTCTGGGAGGCATGAAACATAATACAGTCGTTATGGGTTGGCCGTATGGCTGGAGACAGAGTGAAGACCCACGAGCTTGGAAAACCTTTATTAGTAAGAACAAGAGTTTGGGAAAGGTTTATTTGAATTATAGAAAGGCTGGCGATAATCTTCTCCTCTTTCATATTATTTCACTTGCAGATACAGTGCGGTGCACTACAGCTGCCCACCTTGCTCTGATGGTCCCAAAAAATGTGTCATTGTATCCCAGCAGAGCATGTGAGCGGAGTTGAGCGGTGAGAATCTCCGCTAATCGCTCACGGAACTGTTCACCCCTCCGCTCGCCCGCTCAAAGCTACATCAGGCTGCTCCGCTCATTATCGCTCAGCGCTCAACTCAGTTTGCTTCGCGCTCCACTCAAATTGCCCACCACTtgctccaaaaaagaaaaaaaaatcttgacttTTAGCTTAGACCACAGCCCTATCTCCTAAAGAACTAATgagcaacaacaacatttttcaaatagaaatgttttatttcaaattacaAATTAGTCACAAAAATTCCTGTAAAATTAAACGAATAAATGGGCctcataatataaatacaaattatataaacaaaaatatacataaacatacataattttaaaagtaaattaactaTTAGCCAACATTCTTATAACTGAACTTTTGGGCAGCATGcaggattaaatattaaattgtctTATATCAATTGTAggtctaccaaaaaaaaaaaaaaaaactgctgtaaaattaaaCGAATGAATGGgcctaataatataaataaaaattatataaacaaaaatatacataaacgtTTCTAAAAGTAAATTAACTATTAGGCAACATTCTTATAACTGAACTTTTGTGCAGCGCGCgggattacatttttaattggtttatatcaattgtacaaaaaaaactgctgtaaaattaaaGGAATTAATGGGCTTAATAATATAgcctaaataaaaattatataaacagaaatatacatacacgttttaaaagtaaattaactaTAAGGCCAACATTCTTATAACTGAACTTTCGGcagaattaaaatttaaattggcTTATATCaattgtaccaaaaaaaaaaaaaaactgctgtaaaattaaaCGAATGAATGGgcctaataatacaaataaaaattatataaacaaaaatatacataaacgtTTCTAAAAGTAAATTAACTATTAGGCAACATTCACAGCGAGCaggattacattttaaattggcTTATATCAAttcaaccaaaaaaagaaaaaaactgctgtaaaattaaaCGAATTAATGggcctaaatatataaataaaaatatacaggcTATAGGCCTACAtcaaagttttaaaatgaactattaGGCCAAAATTCTTAACTGAACTTTTGCGCATGAGTGCATGTGGATTTCAATTTAAATTGGCTTTGTTGTCAAACTAAAAGAATTGCTTTCCTTATCTACAGTTCTTTTGAGTTCACCTTCAAGAACACAAGTTTGGACAATGTCTGAGGCTTCAGACTCATGCGGTGGTTTCTTGAGAGCAAGCCAGCAGCAGAGAAAACTCTCTCTGCGCTCGCAGACCCGCTTGGGATGCTGAACACAATGCGAGCTACTTTAGACAGGCGGGGAAAAGATGTTGAGTTTTCTTTCCAAAATCGAATGACATCTGCGTCCGGGTTCTGTCTCGGGGATGAGAGGTAATTTTCAACTTCACCTTTGGCGTCTCCGGTAATGCGTTGCTGCTCGTTGAAGTATGACCCGAAGAGACGAGCTCTTTTTGGTTCAGGCTCGGGATTCAGGTCAGCGGCGGGTGGTGTGTCGGTCTCGGGTGTCCCACTGGGAGCATTAATTTCCTCCGCTTCTTTTATGAGGAGGTCACGGATCTCCCCGAGTTTGTTGCATACAGACTCATCTCGGATTATCCATTCTGTCTTGAAACGGGGATCTAACACTGATGCTAAAATGAGATGTTTATCAGTATAGTATATCCCATAGCGAGTTGACACGTTGTTTGCCAATGTTTCTGCAAAAGCAGCGATGCCCATTGGAAGTGCAGCGTGAGTGTCATCGGTGAGCAGGGATTTTATTTCTGTGACAGCAGGCAGGATCATCCCCAGGTTCCCCAGCTCTTTCTGCATTTTTTCTGTGAGGTCTGCCAGAGGTGTCAGGACACTGACAAGGTGCGTAAGCTGGCGTACTTGATTCAGGGTGATGTTAGAAACATTAGACTTGAGTTTGTTTTGCCATAACGGGTCTTTTTGGAACAGCCGGATGACCGACTGAATCATCCGAAGCTGGCTGCTCCATCGAGTGGCGCAGGCATTTGCGGGACGGACCCCTAATTGGTCTGTTTCCTCTGTGTTCAGGGTGCTCTTTCGTACACTTTTCACCAGCTTGCCGACTTTCACTAACAGCCTATTAATGTTATCGTGCTCATTAATGGCATCTTTGATGGCCAGCTGAAGCATGTGAATGGGGCATCTCAGATGTAAATTTGACACAGTAAAGTACTGATTTATCATAGTGTCTACATTAGTTGTTATCACTTCCACATGGACTTGCGAGGGCGCTGGTggttcctcatcctcctcttcatgtTCAGTGCTGCTGCTGGCATCCGCGGTCACTTCATCCTCCGCCTCCTCTTCAGTGCCAGGGAGGAGGTTAAACGCCTTGATCATGTTGCTGCCACTGTCAGTGACGACACGAATCACACGTCGTTGCACGTTCCAATATTTCAGTACACTTTCATAGTTTTGATAAATACGATCTGCGGTGTGGTGCCCTTGTATGTGCTCACAGCCCAACAAAACCGTGTGCCCCCCGAACGTCCCATCAATGAAACTGGCCACGATGCCAAGGAAGCTGTGCCCTCTTCTACTGGTCCAAATGTCCGCTGACAGAACGAGCCCATCACCATTCTGCAGTAGGTCTCGCAGTTTGGCTTCCATCTCTTCCAGAGCATGGGGCATGAGCGTGTCCCGTACGGTGTTGTAGCATGGGGGTGCGTAGCCCGGTTGAGCTGCGCTGGCGAAGTGTTGCATCCCTTCGCGTTCTCCTATACTCAGCGGTTCATAGTCcatgtaaatcattttaaaaaatgctacatccagctctctttttctctcccttgTTATGGTTGGGGCTTTGCGTACAGTGAAGAAACTTTTGAATTCCTTAACCGTTGTCTCTTgttgctgctgctcctcctctcgctctattaaatacaaattcacagacgacacaaatgaaataaaatgaaccaTTATGCCTTCTtgaatgacacattttttttttttttatattacgctatatttaatttacactttGTTACAAGTTACCGTATTCAATTTGCTAACCTTTGGCTTCCTTCACAGCGTGTTCGCGCAGCACACTTTCATGCTTTCGGGAAATGTGCCTTTTTAGATTCCAAAAGGAACCTTTACTTACTGAAACAATGTCTCCACATTCGTTTTCTTGTGCCACATTGTCACTGTTAGTTCGTTTTTTAATAGTACACCTGTATGATTTCTCGTTTTCTTTTTTGAAGTACTTTTTGAACTCCATTATTGAGCCGAGTTTTGAATGAAAATAGTCCGTTGATGACAGTAAAAGACAGATGGATTGTGGGTCAGGCTGGACTGAGCATGCTTCAGACTCATGGTGAGCAGAGCGAAATTGGAGCGGGAAATAGATCGACGCTCCATCCTTTTAAAAATGCCTCTCTGCGCTCAGTCTAAGACCCGCCCGCTCACGCTCTCCGCTCGCTcccactccactccgctcacatgcTCTGTATCCCAGTAATCATGAGCGCTTTTCTGATGGATATATTGATGTGTGGTGGATTGTCCATGATGGTGGAATGCTCATGCTTCTGCCTTTCCTTCTCAAACAACATAAGGTGAAcagttaatcatttaaaatacaaatgacaTCATTTAGATGTTAGAAAAAGACTCCATAGGAATTCATTAGAATGATCTTTCtggcaatatatttttttttctgacaaccAATAAATCAGCACAGTATTTTTTcatcacatatatattttttgggttCTTGTACTTCAGGTCTGGCGTAAATGTAAGATGCGCATCTTCACTGTGGCTCAAATGGACGATAACAGCATTCAGATGAAGAAGGATCTGGCAACCTTCCTGTACCAGCTCAGATTAGAAGCAGAGGTGGAAGTGGTTGAGATGGTATACAGAACACTTTATTTTTACCAGTAATACTTCACATCCCACCCTATCACATAATGTATTTATGTCATTATAATTTCATGATGTCAAATGTTGTCATTTGCAGCATGACAGCGATATCTCAGCATATACGTATGAGCGGACACTGATGATGGAGCAGAGGTCGCAGATGCTAAAGCAAATGAGGCTGTCCTgtgcagagagagacagagaggtacTGTGACATTCACTTGTGAAATATGTCTCTTTTGTACTAACACTGTAGCTACAGGGTGTTCACTGTTTGTTTACCAATAATgcagaaatatatacataaatatattatgaaatgaCAAGCGATACACCCTTGCacactatttcttttttttttttgttgtttaagtaTTTTCAGATAATTTTGTCTACTGAAATGTAGTCATTGTATTATTtcatgcaaaaaaattccaaaccataaattaatattgtgcattacatttttttttttcaaattcaatttCCTACATTTTGTGAcctaaatatcataaataaagtaaaaaagctTAACAAATAGGGACAGTGCCAACTATGACTATATTCTGCATTCATTactatattctattttattctattccattctattctaCTATGACACTGATGATGGTGTGATATTGCAAATATTTTGTCTTTGTACTGAGCACTTTTggtatttttaataatactttaatatgtaaagtttttttgtatgtttgattTTCACTTCAATCTatgcgtttttttgtttttgtttttgaaccaGAAGAATAATGTGATGTAGTGCATATCTCAATGTCTGGCATGATCGTTGACACGGTTATTTGTAAAAGTTAATATGCAAGTATTTTTTCATCCAGGCCGCTCATTTTGTGTACAGaatacatattacatttattaaacgaATAATTTGTAGATAAAATGCATTACTTATCAAAACAACCCTTTTTCTGTGTTATTATTCACAAAATGAATACAACATTTTGTGGTTTAGATTTTTGTACACAAACTGTGATGACGTTAAAGTATGATGGAAACATACTGACTTATGTATTTCTGTTTACAAAATGCATAAAGTGTACATTTTATAATGAAATTCAGCATTTCATGTCACAAAATGAGGGCTGTCATATTGATGCTCCATGCTAGTGACacatttaatgtcctaatgaCTGTAAAAGTAAGAAGTGTGGTCTTAAGTGTGGTCTCATTACTCTTCTCTGTAGGCCCAGCTAGTGAAAGACAGacactcattgataagaatgggCAGTCTATACTCAGATGAAGAAGAGGAAACCATTGAAGTATTACCAGAGAAAAACCAGATGACCTGGACTAGTGAAAAAATAGAAGCAGAGAGACGAAACCGAAGCAATGCACCAGAAAACTTCAGAGAACTAATTAGCATTAAACCGTGAGTAAGCAAGCATGAACAAGAGCTGGAATGCCATCACTGTATTTGATACAAAGTAGTGGGTTTTACTTCTTATGCTTTTATAATAGACCTATTTGTTTTTTATGGTTAGCATAAAGAGGACAGGGTCATTGATATTTCTTCCTTGTtgtatttgtcttgtttttacaTAAGTAAACTATGTGGGTGTGCATGCTTGTGTACTTTCAGTGTGGTATTACCTATAATCCTGAAAGGTCctagtttatttcattattttttttttattccacacaTTTGCCAAATGTATTGATCCACTTTAGTTTAAATCAAAAGTCTGTGTGTTTGTTACAGTGACCAGTCTAACGTTCGGCGGATGCACACAGCCGTGAAGCTGAACGAGGTTATTGTTAATAGATCGCATGATGCCAGACTTGTGCTGCTCAACATGCCAGGACCTCCACGCAACCCAGAGGGAGATGAAAACTGTATCCTTCCCAAAGAATTATATAccttaaactactatattaaagCTTTCTTTTGCTGGTTTGCTTCATTTTTGGTCAAATGTAGATACATCCAACATGAAAATGTCCTGTTATTTATTCTGTAAATATATTGCTTCTTCTCATGCTGTTTCTTTAACTCCGATTTCAGATATGGAGTTTCTTGAGGTGTTAACTGAAGGGCTAGAGAGAGTGCTGCTTGTAAGAGGTGGAGGTCGTGAGGTCATCACTATCTATTCCTGAATGGCCAAAGATCCTTACATACTTTAGACTACTGTTTCTGTATCTAGTGCAAGTCAAAAAATGCCAGCCTAAACATATCATAGTTCATAAAAAGGAGGTTTTACACTAAAGTGCactatttgattaattaatttcactttaaataaTTCAATGGCTCGTTTGTGTACTTATTCAGCTGAACCCCTTTCACATTCACAGCATAACATTCAGAATCACTTTGCCGTTTATGTTTGCTACACCAAAAAACTGATGATTCTAACAACAACATTTCTTACGTATGACATTAAGTAGACAATCCCGACTTTTCACTGGTTTTGCCACCATTGATAAATGCCAATCGCTGATGTAGCATCATAAAATTTCA
This genomic interval carries:
- the LOC113051476 gene encoding solute carrier family 12 member 4-like, giving the protein MPHFTVVPVQDNSLSNYDSLEGINWVDYRDTGQGGYPGHGDTVSSDGHGNHKEDSPFLGTSDSASKGNDYYDKNLALFEEELDSRPKVSFLLSRLVSYTNVTQGAKEHEEAESADASRRQVPKSPNMGTLMGVYLPCLQNIFGVILFLRLTWIVGTAGVVQSFLIVLMCCSCTMLTAISMSAIATNGVVPAGGAYFMISRSLGPEFGGAVGLCFYLGTTFAAAMYILGAIEIFLKYLIPQAAIFHPADIHAGSGAMLNNMRVYGTICLSLMAVVVFVGVKYVNKLASLFLACVIISIVSIYAGAVKSIFHPPEFPICMLGNRTLARDLFDVCGKTVVVGNDTVPSQLWKNFCSSENSSSAHCDEYFLQNNVTEIQGIPGLASGIIKENLWGDYMEKGQILEKPSLPSVDVHGSMETFGFYVSADIATSFTLLVGIFFPSATGIMAGSNRSGDLRDAQKSIPIGTILAITTTSLVYFSSVVLFGACIEGVVLRDKFGDAVNKNLVVGTLSWPSPWVIVIGSFFSTVGAGLQSLTGAPRLLQAIAKDNIIPFLRVFGHGKANGEPTWALLLTGLIAELGILIASLDMVAPILSMFFLMCYLFVNLACAVQTLLRTPNWRPRFRYYHWALSFLGMTMCVALMFISSWYYAIVAMGIAGMIYKYIEYQGAEKEWGDGIRGLSLSAARYSLLRLEAGPPHTKNWRPQLLVLLKLDEDLHVKYPRMLTFASQLKAGKGLTIVGSVIKGNFLECYGETQASEQAIKNMMEIERVKGFCQVVVASKVREGIAHLIQSCGLGGMKHNTVVMGWPYGWRQSEDPRAWKTFINTVRCTTAAHLALMVPKNVSLYPSNHERFSDGYIDVWWIVHDGGMLMLLPFLLKQHKVWRKCKMRIFTVAQMDDNSIQMKKDLATFLYQLRLEAEVEVVEMHDSDISAYTYERTLMMEQRSQMLKQMRLSCAERDREAQLVKDRHSLIRMGSLYSDEEEETIEVLPEKNQMTWTSEKIEAERRNRSNAPENFRELISIKPDQSNVRRMHTAVKLNEVIVNRSHDARLVLLNMPGPPRNPEGDENYMEFLEVLTEGLERVLLVRGGGREVITIYS